agtttataaagtaataattattatatcaactcaattaattaatctaaaattttcgtatgcctaatatagtgtattaagcttagaaaaattatttgtacatttatattaatagtttaactatttaattcaacttttgtattgtttttagtttaaattcggaattaaatagaaatatataattattaattctaaaaataatttttataactttattattagttcctaagtaatttccattgattattgtagtcataaacatgttatatcattaaattctattttttttaaaacagattttccggtactgtagcaaaagtagaagaaaatacaaattaattatttaatataataaataaatcaaacataaatttttataattacttttatgacctaaggaacaagcaaaaattataaaacataatatataaaattgtttactatttatttcttcattatctatatataccgaatataaaaaaatcagtttttgatttttaataaatataaattcgaatgtataattcataaaaataatttttatagtcattaggatacttaatactaattatcatgtatttacattatttattataattaatttcatatttatttggtatttaacataaaactagcacaaaaatatgataaaaactaaataaaaactataaaaataatatagagaacttacaaaaataatttttgtagAGGTTTGAGAGTATGATCTTCAAGTGAGAATAAATTTTTGAGGTGTAAAGGATTGTGAAAGAAATgactagtatttataggtgaaaacttggtataaaaaaaatgtataaaagaaataaaaagaaaaagaaaagaaaaataaaaatattaataattgtatcagcccataatttgtattaaataaagaaaagtgtttttataaagctagatctagatctagaataaaattaaaaaaataaaaagcaaaaagtattaaatttttttttttactattcggcgctacagtaacttttttttttccgggcattttaaattatacaaaagaaaatatagatgaaaaaatgagggtcgttatagtaggggagaatatttatgacttgcacttggtataatgcgaattaatgtcgcagcatgaccccatataaatattgggagttttgtactcattaccaattgtctagctattagctgtaagcgtttatctatttattcagctaaactaattttgtgtatgcacatgagcaactggatgttcaacaacaatccctgtagacatataataatcattaaatgcttgagatattaacttaccagcattatcaagtctcatccttttaatggtgtaatcagaataatgtgttctcaatttaataatttgtgcaagaaactttgcaaatgccatattacggtttGATaatacacaaacatgagaccatccactagatgcgtctattagaaccatgaaatattaaaatggtccacatgatagatgaattggtccatatatatatatatatatagatatatatatatatatatatatatatatatatatatatatatatatatatatatatatatatatataaccttgaattctttcaagaaacattgatgATTATTTCTCAATAttatttttcattaatcaccatatgtgttttttcattaatcaccatatgcgcttttcatcatatatcattttcaccatatgcgcttttaatcgtatgcgctgcgctttttatcatatgcacttttcatcatatgcgcttttaatcgtatgcgctgcgcttttaatcatatgcgttgtgcttttcattatatgtacttttcggtgctacataggtatttctcatttccggttatcattgactgataatcatatccattatgatatatatcagagaaacttaacaaatttctctttgatttgggagaaaataaaacattgtttatcagaaaattcataccatttggtaacatgaatttttttgcctttttcgttccttatatcaagtttgcaagacctgatatagttttTATGATtcattcatttgatttaaatcaatgaaatattttttatatttgatcatagtgtgtatgctaCTATTATCTACAATATATAGGTCTTTAAACTTTACCCTATATTATATGCAAAAGAAATTGAGAGTGGAATTAATCAAGGACTTGTGGTTCTAACTTTAATCAATGATACGGAGTATATTATGAGGACAAAGGCTGTTGCGAAGAGGGATCGATCAACACACACACGAAGCAACAATACATTGCTCATGTGTTTTCTTATTGTTGAAAAATGTATGGTTAAATGGGTTTATGTGTAGTTTTATCAATATTTTATTTTgggatttttttatttatttggacAGCCCTCTTAAACCATGTGCACaattaaaaaaaaagtatttttaaacTTTGAAACGGATGCATTGATGTACTTTAGTTTACACTGatcaaaaaaaattttatttttttttaaatgcaaCTTAGGATTCTGTTTCTAATTGATTGAGGGAACTatttaataaaagaaaaataatATGTATATGGCATTGGATGCCCATAGGTTATCATACTCTGTTAcaccaactttttttttttttaaatcgaaaAATAAGGCACTAATGGAAAAGATTGGGTTTCGGCCCACATAGGAATTCAATATATAAAAATACGGCTCAAGTAGACCCATTTAAATCTTTTTCCCATCGGTACCAAATGCAAAAGGGTGGGTGCATGTGTTTGTCTGGCTCCACGGCTATTAATTGCAATATTTAATCACTAAGTGTGACTCCAGGTTATGACACCAACTCTAGGCGATTTTTACTCATGTCATCATCAAAACCATTAGTTTGTTTCTATTTTCAGTTACAAACAACCATCCTGAAACCATCGTAACTACCGTACTCCTCTCTTGTTTGTGGGGTTTTAGGTTTTACCCTTTAATTTGATGTTTATTACAATTACAATTTTGGACTAATTGAACCGTTGATTTTGTTGATTCTTTAAATGAATATATGTATAATGTCTCgttcctttttatttttatttttttctgtcatGACTACCTAATCCATCAATCATTCATGTTGTCACTACTTGAGGGTCCTCAAGAACCGACAACTCATTATATATATTCCCATAGCTTGATAAAATAATGCATATTTAAATTTGATACCTATTCTTTATCTTCATCTTTCTCATAGGTAAAACAGGAGCATATAAAAAAATGCAGCAGGATCGAGAGGGTTTATTGGGGTTGCAGTAGTGGCGTTTGAAACAGCAAGAATAACAAGTAATTTGATTCGAGCTGTTTATAGCAGTATAGCAGTAGCAGCCAAAACAAATCGATGGTGATAGTGTGGTGGTTTACGATTAataagaggagagagagagagattaatGGTGGTGTTGAGCTATGGTTTGAAGTAGTTATAGAAGGGTGATAACCGTTGGTTCAAAACAGAAAAACAAGAAAGAGTTCGAGCAAGGTGGTGTTGGATGCTAGAGGTGGTGTGTGGTGATACCCGATATGGGTGTTTATAtatgtaagtaatatatgtatatgtatcttaatatTTCTGTTTTTTTCATGTGTTCATTTAGTAGACATTTAAATCATGTATAGAGTACCTGATGAATCAGTGGTTGAAGGAAGAACCCAAGCTAATAAATTCTTGATCGAAAGACGCATTTGAGGTTTCAAGATCTTCCAGCGGTGGAGGACAATGGCCGAcgggagctcttcgtgctgataacgtgttataattcagtaggcttataactacctttcgtgttataattcagtaggcttataactaccttgagATGAAAGAAGAGAGTAAATTCTTATTGAAAAATGGTGTACATATCTTTACAATTGAGtgagtatttataatactaaaacttaactatacattactcgttttcatcttcaattatagagtaggtgaaatagtaatcaataattcataattttactgTGCAAGATTATCAATCATCTCTATTCATCTGCATGCGTACAAAATAAGAATCCATCCATATCATAACACAAACAACATTACTTTAGAAAAGTTTTAACAAGACTTTGCGTGcgttttattaaaaaaaacataTATTAACTGCTAAAAATCTTATGAATGGTTCTGCATCATTTGTCATTCAGATTTTACAAAAAACCGCACGGAATAGTTTATCGTGTTAAGCCATTTAATTAAAAGGCGATCAAACACACCCTTAATCTCTTGTGTGTGTAACATTGAAAAACAACAATCATTCCTACACGGCCTACACCTGAGAGAAAGACGTGTTTCTCTACCATTAAGTTAAGAAAGACATTTTCTCGAAATTAAAAAGACTGCTTTCAAAAGAACCTACAACCAACATGATTTTAATGATTCATATCAGTTTAGAAATCGATATTACATACTATTGTGAAATGTTTAATTTATTGGTTTCAAACTCGACTGTGAGACAGTGTGTACTCCATATGTCACAAAGATGATGGTATCTAGAGCATAGGTTGCTTTTGCAAGTTCTTTTCTTTATGTAAAAAAATGCCCCAAGAGTAACATATATTCATTCCAACTAAATAGTGTTTGATATGTAATATACACATTGTTAACAATAGATCATCTAACAGCCAATAACTAAACacgaagacaaaaaaaaaaaaaagatcactTTATACTTCTTCTGTAGCTCTGAATGAAACCACTAGCAAAGCTcagataatacagatattaatggtGGATCTTATGTTCTTGCACGCCTTGGATGAAACCGATTTCAGAAACAAAATAGTTTAATTTTGAGAAAATGGTGTGCATATAGTTGATTGTTGCACTTAGTTGAAACTGTTAAGCAGAAATCGTCATCGGCTGCTGACTTTGACTTTCCTTTTTATATATGTTGATCTCCTCCTCTTGTACCTCACCAACTGTAAAGAGATTCTATTAGATCAATAAAATTTCTATAGTACATGGTTTACACAAACGTTTTGATTATCTGTAATGTACTCAAATTGTCTTTTAACAAAAACAGTAAAAGATCGACAGTTTATTTGTGTAACAATGAGCAAATAGGTAGTTTTAAGAGTGATAACCTTCAAGAAGAACAGCTAAGTTTGCCTGAGCATCTGCTGCAGCGTTTTTGTCCTATCaaaatatttaaaaatgtaaaCTTGAAGAGATAAACAACTGCAAAATACTAAGACAATAACCATTAATCAACCAAAGTATTGTACCCGTAAGACATGATAAACTTGGAAAAACAGAAACTCGTCCTTTAATTTCTTTGCTTCTTCATACCACTTGCTTATGTTCTCATTCCTCACCCTCCATAAACCTTGAATCTGTACAAAACaagttttttattttttaaaataagcATCCAAACATTTTGGCTACATTGGTGTCTGTGTGTATGAATATATGGGAGACACCTGCTTGCAAACGAGTTTAGACTCTCCTGCAACACATATATTTGTGAACCCTTTGCTAAGAGCATATCTCAATCCTAATATCATAGCTCGATATTCGGCAACATTATTAGTTGCTACCCCCAAAACTTCACGCACTCTATATAACTACATAAAACCAGGTATATCACTTTATAGCCGTTAGAATaacaaaattaaaataaatataatagaaAGAACAAACAATAAGGCATGTTTCTGGGCATGCCTGATTGTCTGttctttatattatattatatttattttaatttagggtttagggtcgaGAAATCATGGGATACATACCAAAATTCCATCAGGACTCCGTATCACGGCTCCTGCTCCAGATGGGCCTGGATTTCCTTTACAAGCCCCATCAAACTCAAGAATACAAGAACGCTGTCAATTAGTTAGCGAAATGGGTTACGAATATAACTAGCATCAAACtcaaaaatacattttttttatctTAAATAAATCTGA
This genomic window from Rutidosis leptorrhynchoides isolate AG116_Rl617_1_P2 chromosome 2, CSIRO_AGI_Rlap_v1, whole genome shotgun sequence contains:
- the LOC139893204 gene encoding uncharacterized protein isoform X3; the protein is MSFPASTTYLHRRTTKTFQEALASQTGRSCILEFDGACKGNPGPSGAGAVIRSPDGILLYRVREVLGVATNNVAEYRAMILGLRYALSKGFTNICVAGESKLVCKQIQGLWRVRNENISKWYEEAKKLKDEFLFFQVYHVLRDKNAAADAQANLAVLLEVGEVQEEEINIYKKESQSQQPMTISA
- the LOC139893204 gene encoding uncharacterized protein isoform X4, producing MSFPASTTYLHRRTTKTFQEALASQTGFDGACKGNPGPSGAGAVIRSPDGILLYRVREVLGVATNNVAEYRAMILGLRYALSKGFTNICVAGESKLVCKQIQGLWRVRNENISKWYEEAKKLKDEFLFFQVYHVLRDKNAAADAQANLAVLLEVGEVQEEEINIYKKESQSQQPMTISA